A genomic window from Accipiter gentilis chromosome 1, bAccGen1.1, whole genome shotgun sequence includes:
- the DRAXIN gene encoding draxin, translated as MATSSTFFSPFLFLCVLVLTDISLAVSLDPGTKLKNVPENNNHLQNQEMWLQQSRSGHHHKHGLAKKERVHAMPSRGQPAGEETLRMDSGAPAVEELVAEGQPAALKQNKDVFLGFEFPYPERENQSPGSERGKKQNREHRRHSRRDRLKHHRGKTPDAGPSSLYKKPESFEEQFQNLQAEEATSLTPTMLLITALELAVSTEEPPVLPATSPRSQARLRQDGDVMPTLDMALFDWTDYEDLKPEMWPSAKKKEKRRSKSPNSGNETMTAEGEPCDHHLDCLPGSCCDLREHLCKPHNRGLNNKCYDDCMCTEGLRCYAKFHRNRRVTRRKGRCVEPESANGEQGSFINI; from the exons ATGGCAACTTCTTCCaccttcttctctcctttccttttcctgtgtgTGCTGGTTCTTACTGACATCAGTCTCGCAGTCTCCCTGGACCCTGGCACAAAGCTCAAAAATGTCCCAGAGAACAACAACCATCTTCAAAACCAAGAGATGTGGCTGCAGCAGTCCAGAAGTGGGCATCACCACAAGCATGGCTTGGCCAAGAAGGAGAGGGTCCATGCCATGCCTTCTAGAGGGCAGCCAGCTGGGGAAGAGACCCTCAGAATGGATAGCGGAGCTCCAGCTGTGGAAGAGCTGGTGGCAGAGGGGCAGCCAGCAGCCCTGAAACAGAATAAAGATGTGTTCCTGGGTTTTGAGTTCCCATATCCTGAAAGGGAGAACCAGTCCCCTGGGtctgagagaggaaagaagcagaaCCGAGAGCATCGGCGACACAGCCGCAGGGACAGGCTGAAGCACCACAGAG GGAAGACTCCTGATGCTGGGCCAAGTTCCCTGTACAAGAAACCTGAAAGCTTTGAAGAACAGTTTCAAAACCTCCAGGCAGAGGAAGCTACAAGTCTGACTCCCACCATGCTTCTCATCACTGCATTGGAACTAGCTGTTTCCACAGAAGAGCCTCCTGTTCTTCCAGCCACATCACCACGGTCACAG GCCCGCCTCAGGCAAGACGGGGATGTGATGCCCACCCTAGATATGGCACTCTTTGACTGGACAGATTATGAGGATCTCAAACCAGAAATGTGGCCATCTGCCAAAAAGAAAG aaaaacgCCGCAGTAAGAGTCCCAACAGTGGAAATGAAACCATGACGGCTGAAGGAGAGCCATGTGATCACCACCTTGACTGCCTCCCAG GCTCTTGCTGTGACTTGCGTGAACACCTCTGCAAACCACACAATCGGGGCCTTAACAACAAATGTTATGATGACTGTATGTGCACTGAAG GGCTACGCTGTTATGCCAAATTCCACCGGAACCGAAGAGTGACCCGGAGAAAAGGGCGTTGTGTGGAGCCCGAATCAGCCAACGGAGAGCAGGGATCATTCATCAACATTTAG
- the AGTRAP gene encoding type-1 angiotensin II receptor-associated protein: protein MELPAVNLKAIILVHWLLTVWGCMNHMFPASYAWGNFSVLAVGIWAIAQRDSLDAIMMFLTGLLLTVLTDIIHVSVFYPPNNYLTDVKRFSIGMAIFSLLLKPMSCYLVYRMYRERGGEYTFNIGVTCAGRDRSTYETIDQQDAPPQWPDSSKTAQQPY, encoded by the exons ATGGAGCTGCCTGCCGTCAACCTCAAG GCCATCATTCTGGTACACTGGCTTCTCACAGTGTG GGGATGCATGAATCACATGTTTCCAGCCTCCTATGCCTGGGGAAATTTCAGCGTCCTTGCAGTGGGGATCTGGGCCATTGCGCAGCGAGATTCCCTTGATGCCATCATGATG tTCCTGACTGGCCTGCTGCTCACAGTCCTCACAGACATCATTCACGTCTCTGTCTTCTACCCTCCAAACAACTATCTCACTGATGTGAAGCGTTTCAGTATAGGCATGGCCATCTTCAGCCTCCTCCTCAAACCCATGTCCTGCTATTTGGTGTATCGAATGTATCGGGAGCGTGGAGGAGAGTACACCTTTAACATAG GTGTCACCTGTGCAGGCCGGGATCGCAGCACTTATGAGACAATTGATCAGCAGGATGCCCCTCCACAGTGGCCTGACTCAAGCAAGACAGCCCAGCAGCCATACTGA